Proteins encoded in a region of the Flavobacterium sp. MDT1-60 genome:
- a CDS encoding LytTR family DNA-binding domain-containing protein, with the protein MKRYSYIIIDDDAESILRTKTIAEGFSELTFVASATNYQNGLHLVLEYKPSLVFLEIDPKDSSSNLSLAFISELYRYLTVIPKIIINTTKKELAFEAIQYGVFDYLLKPLLAIDLLKTVLKIEKGILEPVTKENRNEVASVVVPQTKRVQELEKPLIICIKSYGDYRYLNAADIAYFQADNNSTDIYLNSGEMVTAFKTLKHFESILSHPFIRIHNSYIINQNYIARIHNGNSVCYIKNSPKKIPFSKTYKSNVDIIIVNFAVGNYLEV; encoded by the coding sequence TTGAAAAGGTATTCGTATATTATTATAGATGATGATGCTGAAAGTATTTTGAGAACCAAAACAATTGCAGAAGGTTTTTCGGAATTAACTTTTGTGGCATCGGCAACGAATTATCAAAATGGGTTACATTTAGTTTTAGAATATAAACCTTCTTTAGTTTTTTTAGAAATTGATCCAAAAGATTCATCCAGCAATTTATCCCTTGCGTTCATCAGCGAATTGTACCGATATTTAACTGTGATCCCTAAAATTATAATCAACACAACAAAAAAAGAGCTGGCTTTTGAGGCCATTCAATATGGTGTTTTTGATTATTTATTGAAACCTCTGTTGGCTATCGATTTACTCAAGACGGTTTTGAAAATCGAAAAGGGTATTTTGGAGCCTGTAACCAAAGAAAATAGAAATGAAGTTGCCTCAGTTGTTGTTCCGCAAACGAAACGGGTACAAGAGCTGGAAAAGCCTTTAATTATTTGTATTAAATCATACGGTGATTATCGTTATCTGAATGCGGCTGACATCGCGTATTTTCAGGCTGATAATAATTCGACAGATATTTATCTTAATTCCGGTGAAATGGTAACCGCTTTTAAAACATTAAAGCATTTTGAGAGTATTTTATCTCATCCATTTATTCGAATTCATAACAGTTATATCATTAATCAAAATTACATTGCAAGAATTCATAACGGAAACTCAGTTTGTTACATAAAAAATTCTCCCAAGAAGATTCCATTTTCTAAAACCTATAAATCAAATGTCGATATAATTATCGTAAATTTTGCTGTAGGAAACTACTTAGAAGTCTAA
- a CDS encoding bifunctional riboflavin kinase/FAD synthetase: MKLFHSINDFHSTKKTILTLGTFDGVHIGHKKILERITQNTENGKYESLVLTFFPHPRMVLQEKSEIKLLNTISEKTKLLEATGIENLVIHPFNESFSRLTAEEFVHSILVDQFHIQKIIIGHDHRFGRNRTANIDDLIAFGKEYGFEVEQISVQEIQDVSVSSTKIRKALNEGNMTLANDYLGYNYFLTGEVVKGKQLGRTIGFPTANIQIQEDYKLIPKTGVYAVKALIDQKEFFGMMNIGFNPTVNGEKQTIEVNLFDFDADIYGEKIEVSLLHYLREEQKFGSVDLLKAQLNQDKIDSLAFISQV, translated from the coding sequence TTGAAGCTCTTTCATTCTATAAACGATTTCCATTCGACCAAGAAAACTATTTTAACTCTTGGCACCTTTGATGGTGTTCATATCGGTCATAAAAAAATTCTGGAACGAATTACTCAAAACACGGAGAACGGGAAATACGAAAGCTTAGTTCTTACATTTTTTCCGCATCCAAGAATGGTTTTACAAGAGAAATCTGAGATTAAACTCTTAAATACAATTTCTGAAAAAACAAAACTTTTGGAAGCAACCGGAATTGAGAATCTTGTTATTCATCCTTTTAACGAAAGTTTTTCAAGATTAACTGCTGAAGAATTTGTGCATTCTATTTTAGTCGATCAATTTCATATTCAGAAAATTATTATCGGGCATGATCATCGTTTTGGAAGAAACAGAACGGCTAACATTGACGATTTAATTGCTTTTGGCAAAGAATATGGTTTTGAAGTGGAACAAATTTCTGTCCAGGAAATTCAGGATGTTTCTGTAAGTTCTACCAAAATCAGAAAAGCCTTAAATGAAGGAAATATGACTTTGGCAAATGATTATCTGGGATACAATTATTTTTTAACCGGTGAAGTTGTAAAAGGAAAACAATTAGGACGAACAATTGGTTTTCCGACAGCTAACATTCAAATTCAAGAAGATTATAAATTAATTCCGAAGACTGGGGTGTATGCAGTAAAAGCCTTAATCGATCAAAAAGAATTTTTTGGAATGATGAATATTGGTTTTAATCCGACAGTAAACGGTGAAAAACAAACCATTGAAGTAAATCTTTTTGATTTTGATGCTGATATTTATGGCGAAAAAATCGAAGTCTCCTTATTACATTATCTTCGCGAAGAGCAAAAATTTGGTTCAGTTGATTTACTGAAAGCGCAATTAAACCAAGATAAAATTGACTCTTTGGCTTTTATTTCTCAGGTTTAA
- a CDS encoding glycine--tRNA ligase: MAKQEDIFKNVVSHAKEYGFIFPSSEVYDGLSAVYDYAQNGVELKKNIREYWWKSMVQMNDNIVGLDAAILMHPTTWKASGHVDAFNDPLIDNKDSKKRYRADVLVEDFAEKINQKAQKEIEKARARFGDAFNEEEFVTTNARVVEYLSKYKEILSRLAKGMTDNLQDVKALIEELEIADPETGSRNWTDVKQFNLMFGTKLGASADSAMDLYLRPETAQGIFVNFLNVQKSGRMKVPFGIAQTGKAFRNEIVARQFIFRMREFEQMEMQFFVRPGEEMQWYHHWKETRLKWHLSLGLGKENYRFHDHEKLAHYANAAADIEFNFPFGFKELEGIHSRTDFDLKAHEQYSGRKLQYFDPELNENYVPYVVETSVGLDRMFLAVFATSLQEEVLEDGSTRTVLKLPSVLAPTKVAILPLVKKDGLPDIAKKIIDDLKWDFNVAYDEKDAVGRRYRRQDALGTPFCVTVDHQTIEDETVTIRHRDTMKQDRVKISELRAIIENEVSMKNWLMKM; encoded by the coding sequence ATGGCAAAACAAGAAGATATATTTAAGAATGTGGTTTCGCACGCAAAAGAGTACGGATTTATTTTTCCGTCAAGCGAAGTATACGATGGATTGAGTGCAGTGTATGATTATGCACAAAATGGTGTCGAGTTAAAAAAGAATATCCGTGAATATTGGTGGAAATCAATGGTTCAGATGAATGATAATATTGTTGGTTTAGATGCTGCAATATTAATGCATCCAACTACCTGGAAAGCTTCAGGCCACGTTGATGCTTTCAATGATCCGTTAATTGATAATAAAGATTCGAAGAAAAGATATAGAGCTGACGTTTTAGTTGAAGATTTCGCTGAAAAGATCAATCAAAAAGCTCAAAAAGAAATTGAAAAAGCAAGAGCTCGTTTTGGTGATGCTTTTAATGAAGAAGAATTTGTTACCACAAATGCCCGCGTTGTAGAATATCTTTCTAAATACAAAGAAATTTTATCAAGGTTGGCAAAAGGTATGACTGATAATCTTCAGGATGTAAAAGCGTTAATCGAAGAATTAGAAATTGCTGATCCTGAAACTGGTTCAAGAAACTGGACAGACGTAAAGCAATTCAACTTAATGTTCGGAACTAAACTTGGAGCTTCTGCAGATTCTGCAATGGATTTATATTTGCGTCCGGAAACGGCTCAGGGTATTTTTGTGAACTTCCTGAATGTACAGAAATCAGGTCGTATGAAAGTTCCTTTTGGAATCGCTCAAACCGGTAAAGCTTTTAGAAATGAAATCGTTGCAAGACAATTCATTTTCCGTATGCGTGAATTCGAACAAATGGAAATGCAGTTTTTTGTGCGTCCTGGTGAAGAAATGCAATGGTATCACCACTGGAAAGAAACCCGTTTAAAATGGCACTTATCTTTAGGACTAGGAAAAGAAAATTACCGTTTTCATGATCATGAGAAATTAGCGCATTATGCAAATGCTGCTGCAGATATTGAATTCAACTTCCCATTCGGTTTCAAAGAATTAGAAGGAATTCACTCTCGTACAGATTTTGACTTAAAAGCACACGAACAATACTCTGGCAGAAAGCTACAATATTTTGATCCGGAACTGAATGAAAATTATGTTCCGTATGTTGTAGAGACCTCTGTAGGATTGGATCGTATGTTTTTAGCTGTTTTTGCAACATCGTTGCAAGAAGAGGTTTTAGAAGATGGTTCAACAAGAACAGTCTTAAAATTACCATCAGTTTTAGCACCAACAAAAGTGGCTATTTTACCTTTAGTTAAGAAAGATGGACTGCCGGATATCGCTAAAAAAATCATCGATGATTTAAAATGGGATTTCAATGTGGCTTATGATGAAAAAGATGCTGTTGGACGTCGTTACAGAAGACAAGACGCTCTTGGAACTCCATTTTGTGTTACAGTAGACCATCAAACTATTGAAGATGAAACGGTAACCATTCGTCATAGAGATACAATGAAACAAGATCGTGTAAAAATCTCTGAATTAAGAGCTATTATTGAAAACGAAGTTTCAATGAAAAACTGGTTGATGAAAATGTAA
- a CDS encoding tetratricopeptide repeat-containing sensor histidine kinase, with protein sequence MKKHSQILLFLFLILFGCTTKKKENKDVSLNPSDDSLAIYFSLANDINLPFQYKQKYNQKAFEIVKDQKDDSLKKVNLFKIANRYYNMSDWKSYQKIAILVLEKSIDSKDSINMGKAYIYLGDYYSSQRISDSAFLNYFKAEKIYLGINDDFNLIKTFLAKADLQLSEGDFFESEITIFKALKILKQKKNVNNDLYDCYNLLGILYNEREEYDKALEYHNKALLTLEDKSIPSELQSKATSLNNIGFVYLRMNNFNKAKFYFQKGLKEKDLFNGKTSLYAMLLDNLAYAKFKSQNFTDLPGQFYDALRIRDSLKLESGIILNKIHLSEYYAFTKDTFKAIQFSKQALILSRHSNKLRNTLDALKQIAVVDPGNASVYSREYIRLNEKMVKSERNMGEKFSRIQYETNEIKDQNSNLQEKNRALVYVFSICTLIGLFFYVYKTQQAKNRELLFKQQQQIANEDIYNLMISQQNDIELTRIKEKKKVAQELHDGVLGRMFGIRISLDGLDKIDEPDAAQKRKKYLTELKHIEEDIREISHDLNREKSELINNFIAILNKLFEKQQNTYDSKLITSFDSHIKWELVSNIVKINLYRIIQEALQNCNKYADADTITTEFKSEIDYLVLSISDDGNGFNTKRTKNGIGLHNIQYRAKECKGTVTIKSSKGEGTVLIIKVPIDQKINLQKNDT encoded by the coding sequence TTGAAAAAACATTCTCAGATATTATTGTTTTTATTTCTTATTCTTTTTGGTTGCACAACCAAAAAGAAAGAAAATAAAGATGTAAGTTTAAATCCTTCAGACGATAGTCTAGCTATTTATTTTTCGTTAGCAAACGATATAAATCTGCCTTTTCAATACAAGCAAAAATATAATCAAAAGGCATTTGAGATTGTAAAGGATCAAAAAGATGACTCCCTTAAAAAAGTAAATCTCTTTAAAATTGCCAATCGTTATTACAATATGAGTGATTGGAAATCATATCAGAAGATAGCGATATTGGTTTTGGAAAAATCTATAGATAGTAAAGATTCTATAAATATGGGGAAAGCTTATATTTATCTGGGAGATTATTATTCATCACAAAGAATTTCAGATAGTGCTTTTTTGAATTATTTCAAAGCAGAAAAAATATATCTTGGAATTAATGATGATTTTAATTTAATTAAAACTTTTTTAGCAAAAGCAGATTTGCAGTTAAGTGAAGGCGACTTTTTTGAAAGTGAAATAACCATTTTTAAAGCACTTAAAATTTTAAAACAGAAGAAAAATGTGAATAACGATCTTTATGATTGTTATAATTTGTTGGGGATACTGTACAATGAACGTGAAGAATACGATAAAGCATTGGAGTATCATAATAAAGCATTACTTACGCTGGAAGATAAATCAATTCCGTCAGAGCTTCAGTCAAAAGCAACGTCACTAAATAACATTGGATTCGTTTATTTAAGAATGAATAATTTTAATAAAGCAAAATTCTATTTTCAGAAAGGCCTGAAGGAGAAGGATTTATTTAATGGAAAGACAAGTTTATATGCCATGCTTTTAGATAATTTGGCGTACGCTAAATTTAAATCTCAAAACTTTACTGATTTGCCTGGGCAATTTTATGATGCACTTAGAATAAGGGACAGTTTAAAACTGGAATCTGGAATTATATTAAATAAGATTCATTTGTCTGAATATTATGCGTTTACAAAAGATACTTTTAAAGCCATTCAATTTTCGAAACAGGCATTAATTTTATCCAGACATTCAAATAAATTAAGAAATACATTAGACGCACTGAAACAAATTGCAGTTGTTGATCCGGGAAATGCCTCAGTTTATTCAAGAGAATATATTCGATTGAATGAAAAAATGGTAAAATCAGAACGAAATATGGGGGAGAAATTTTCCCGTATCCAGTATGAAACCAACGAAATAAAAGATCAAAATTCAAACTTACAGGAAAAAAACAGAGCTTTAGTATATGTTTTTAGTATTTGTACGCTGATAGGTTTGTTTTTTTATGTTTATAAAACACAACAGGCAAAAAATAGGGAATTACTTTTTAAGCAACAACAGCAAATTGCAAACGAAGATATTTATAATTTGATGATATCTCAGCAAAATGATATTGAGCTAACCCGAATTAAAGAAAAAAAGAAAGTTGCTCAGGAACTCCATGATGGTGTTTTGGGCAGAATGTTTGGTATAAGAATTAGTCTGGATGGTTTAGATAAGATCGATGAGCCAGATGCAGCTCAAAAAAGAAAAAAATACTTAACAGAACTAAAACACATTGAAGAGGACATCCGTGAAATTTCGCATGATTTAAATAGGGAAAAATCAGAATTAATTAATAATTTTATCGCTATTTTAAACAAATTGTTTGAAAAACAACAAAACACGTACGATTCTAAATTAATCACCTCTTTTGATTCTCATATTAAATGGGAGTTAGTAAGTAATATTGTTAAGATTAACTTATATAGAATTATTCAGGAGGCACTTCAAAACTGCAATAAATATGCGGATGCTGATACAATTACGACAGAATTTAAAAGTGAAATTGATTATTTGGTTTTATCGATTTCAGATGACGGAAATGGTTTTAATACCAAAAGAACGAAAAACGGAATAGGGTTACATAATATCCAATACCGCGCAAAAGAGTGTAAGGGGACAGTTACTATAAAATCTTCCAAGGGAGAAGGAACCGTTCTCATAATTAAAGTCCCAATCGATCAAAAAATAAACCTGCAAAAGAATGACACTTAA
- a CDS encoding response regulator transcription factor — MTLNLTPIPPLISRNILIVDDHPFIIEGYKNAITRYNPKEYDFNILQAHDCRSAYDLIEDEATPNFDVAFLDISMPAYEEKEIFSGEDLAKLLLKKMPHCKIILLTMYTELLKIKTIIRTINPNGLIIKNDLTFDELLFAFDKVMKNDKYYSQSVVKMVNQSAHNSIEIDEFDKQILFHLSKQTPIDQMPQYIPISLNAIEKRKVNLKELLKIKSGSDEELLKEAKSKGLF, encoded by the coding sequence ATGACACTTAACCTAACTCCGATTCCGCCTTTAATCAGCCGAAATATCTTAATTGTAGATGATCATCCTTTTATAATTGAGGGATATAAAAATGCGATTACACGTTATAATCCTAAGGAATATGATTTTAATATTTTGCAGGCCCACGATTGCAGATCGGCTTATGATTTAATTGAAGACGAGGCTACTCCAAATTTTGATGTGGCTTTTTTAGATATAAGTATGCCGGCCTATGAGGAGAAGGAAATTTTTTCAGGCGAAGATTTGGCTAAATTGCTCCTGAAAAAAATGCCTCATTGTAAGATCATTTTGCTGACAATGTATACGGAATTGCTAAAAATAAAAACAATTATAAGAACCATAAATCCAAATGGTTTGATAATTAAAAATGACCTTACTTTTGACGAGTTGCTTTTTGCCTTTGATAAAGTCATGAAAAATGATAAATATTACAGCCAGTCTGTAGTAAAAATGGTGAATCAGTCCGCACATAATTCAATTGAAATTGATGAGTTCGATAAACAGATTCTCTTTCATCTTTCAAAACAAACTCCGATTGACCAAATGCCGCAATATATTCCGATTTCTTTGAATGCGATTGAAAAGCGAAAAGTCAATTTAAAAGAATTGCTTAAAATAAAATCGGGTTCAGACGAAGAACTACTTAAAGAGGCTAAAAGTAAAGGGCTTTTTTAA
- the bioB gene encoding biotin synthase BioB: MSITKHNWTKDEIIAIYNKPMMDLLYEAATIHRTKHDPNVVQVSTLLSIKTGGCPEDCGYCPQAARYNTGVEGNDLMSVSQVKAQALRAKSSGSSRVCMGAAWRNVKDGEEFDQVLEMVRTINKLDMEVCCTLGMITENQAQRLAEAGLYAYNHNLDTSEEYYKDVISTRGFEDRLQTIENVRKTNVTVCSGGIIGMGESIEDRAGMLVALSTLNPQPESVPINALVAVEGTPMEEEKPVEIWEMIRMVATTRIVMPDTQVRLSAGRTNMSREGQAMCFFAGANSIFAGDKLLTTPNPDVHEDMKMFEMLGLIPQKPFVKVSQPQTVEAADSQFTPLGEKPKWSRPGHTIERNLEASIKSKI; the protein is encoded by the coding sequence ATGAGCATTACAAAACACAATTGGACAAAAGACGAAATAATCGCCATATATAACAAACCTATGATGGACCTGCTTTATGAAGCAGCCACAATTCATAGAACAAAACACGATCCGAACGTTGTTCAGGTATCAACTTTACTATCTATCAAAACCGGAGGCTGTCCTGAAGATTGTGGTTATTGCCCACAGGCAGCACGTTACAATACTGGCGTTGAAGGAAATGACTTAATGAGCGTTAGTCAGGTAAAAGCTCAGGCTTTACGTGCAAAATCAAGCGGATCATCTCGTGTTTGTATGGGAGCTGCCTGGAGAAACGTAAAAGACGGTGAAGAGTTCGATCAGGTTTTAGAAATGGTTCGTACCATTAATAAACTTGATATGGAAGTTTGTTGTACATTGGGTATGATTACTGAAAATCAGGCACAACGTTTGGCAGAAGCAGGATTATATGCTTATAATCACAATTTAGATACTTCTGAAGAATATTATAAAGATGTAATTTCTACACGTGGTTTTGAAGACCGTTTACAAACTATTGAGAATGTTCGTAAAACGAATGTTACGGTTTGTAGTGGAGGAATTATCGGGATGGGAGAAAGTATTGAAGACAGAGCCGGAATGCTTGTAGCGCTTTCTACTTTAAACCCTCAACCAGAATCAGTACCGATTAATGCTTTGGTGGCTGTTGAAGGAACTCCGATGGAAGAAGAAAAACCAGTAGAAATCTGGGAAATGATTCGTATGGTGGCAACAACCAGAATTGTAATGCCAGATACTCAGGTTCGTTTATCTGCAGGAAGAACCAATATGAGCCGTGAAGGACAAGCAATGTGTTTCTTCGCTGGAGCTAATTCTATTTTTGCCGGAGATAAATTACTTACAACTCCAAATCCGGATGTACACGAAGACATGAAAATGTTTGAAATGTTAGGATTGATTCCGCAAAAACCTTTCGTTAAGGTTTCGCAACCTCAAACAGTTGAAGCAGCAGATTCTCAATTTACTCCTTTAGGAGAAAAACCAAAATGGTCAAGACCAGGACATACTATTGAAAGAAATTTGGAAGCTTCGATCAAATCAAAAATTTAA
- a CDS encoding reprolysin-like metallopeptidase yields the protein MKKPLLFLFVIFCCVKIHAQNDDLWQRTTSNATLNKRINSSDSERLYYKLNSDFLKNKLADSTAKGSKNSTSEITVPNSNGVLERFIVWESSNFEPELQAKYPEIRAYEGSGLEDKSAKIHFSVSPIGIQTMILRADKATEYIEENPEDKTQYVLFTSNNTNSSERLICKTTDLISEKSNTGKTAKTASNAQVFKTMRLALSCTAEYTTFFGGTKAGALAGMNATLTRVNGVFNKDLAVKVVLIANNDAVIYTDASTDPYAEAREGADGEWNQQVQTTLTNVIGNANYDIGHLFGASGGGGNAGCIGCVCTNPTTNNPLAKGSAYTSPSDGQPRGDTFDIDFVAHEMGHQLGANHTFSYDAAERTSVNVEPGSGSTIMAYAGVTGDYDIQNASDDYFAYASILQIQNTLAGKSCPVNTTIINNPPTIDAGPDYTIPISTAFVLKGTGSDPENDAITYNWEQYDNATTTSGGNSIAYPIKPDGPLFRSVVPTSSAVRYMPSFSSVLQNKLTTTWESVSSIGRTLHFTLTGRDNAADGAAQTNTDAMIVNVASFAGPFAITSHVSDGVSWWQGLSETVTWSVNNTNTLEGSTAVNIKLSTDGGLTFPIILAANTPNDGSETITLPTSVPSSKNCRILIEPTANIYYAINSKPFSVGFTSTISCNSYSFGSSFPIPNTTTFVTRNVTVPASGATVSDVDVVVNVTHTRFSDLEIQIVNPQGTIVRLFNRNCGSTNSTLAMQFNDSGAELDCNRTTEQIVVPVDLLSAFNGQNTEGTWTLRVRDAVAGNFGTLNSASVNICGQSYTLETPDFENIDFVLYPNPNKGSFTIQFESKSNDRVKIFVHDILGKKVYENAFESVSNFNQNIQLQNVSAGIYLVTVIDGERRTIKKIVVN from the coding sequence ATGAAAAAACCACTACTTTTTTTATTTGTTATTTTTTGTTGTGTTAAAATTCACGCTCAAAATGATGATTTATGGCAAAGAACAACCTCAAATGCTACTTTAAATAAGAGGATAAATTCATCTGATTCAGAAAGATTATATTATAAACTGAATTCAGATTTCTTGAAAAACAAACTTGCCGATTCAACGGCTAAAGGTTCAAAAAATAGCACCTCAGAAATTACAGTGCCAAATTCAAATGGTGTTCTGGAACGTTTTATTGTTTGGGAATCCTCTAATTTTGAACCTGAATTGCAGGCTAAATATCCTGAAATCAGAGCATATGAAGGAAGCGGTTTAGAGGATAAATCGGCAAAAATACACTTTAGTGTTTCTCCAATTGGAATACAAACTATGATTCTTCGTGCAGATAAAGCAACAGAATATATAGAAGAAAATCCAGAGGATAAAACGCAGTATGTTTTGTTTACTTCTAATAATACAAACAGTTCAGAACGACTAATTTGCAAAACAACTGATTTAATTTCTGAAAAAAGCAATACTGGAAAGACAGCAAAAACAGCATCAAACGCACAAGTTTTTAAGACAATGCGTTTGGCTTTGTCCTGTACGGCAGAATATACTACGTTTTTTGGAGGAACAAAAGCGGGTGCACTGGCAGGAATGAATGCAACTTTAACCCGTGTAAATGGTGTTTTTAATAAGGATTTAGCTGTAAAAGTGGTTTTGATTGCAAATAATGATGCTGTAATTTATACAGATGCTTCTACAGATCCGTATGCTGAGGCAAGAGAAGGAGCGGATGGTGAATGGAATCAGCAGGTGCAGACCACATTAACCAACGTAATTGGAAATGCAAATTATGATATAGGGCATTTATTTGGCGCTTCGGGCGGTGGCGGAAACGCAGGTTGCATTGGTTGTGTTTGTACAAATCCAACAACAAATAATCCATTGGCGAAAGGAAGTGCATACACCTCACCTTCAGACGGACAGCCTCGGGGAGACACTTTTGATATTGATTTTGTTGCACATGAAATGGGGCATCAATTGGGGGCAAACCATACTTTTTCTTATGATGCTGCCGAAAGAACGAGTGTAAATGTTGAGCCGGGAAGTGGCTCTACTATTATGGCTTATGCCGGTGTAACGGGAGATTATGATATTCAAAATGCTTCAGATGATTATTTTGCTTATGCTAGTATTTTGCAAATTCAGAATACCCTTGCAGGCAAAAGCTGTCCGGTTAACACTACTATTATCAATAATCCGCCAACGATTGATGCGGGACCTGATTATACCATCCCGATTAGTACTGCATTTGTTTTAAAAGGCACAGGCTCAGATCCTGAAAACGATGCAATAACCTATAACTGGGAGCAATACGACAATGCCACAACAACTTCAGGCGGAAATAGTATTGCCTACCCAATAAAACCTGACGGACCTCTGTTTCGATCAGTTGTTCCAACTAGTTCAGCTGTTCGTTATATGCCAAGTTTCAGTTCGGTGCTTCAAAATAAATTGACTACAACCTGGGAATCTGTTTCTTCTATTGGAAGAACGTTGCATTTTACCTTGACAGGAAGAGATAACGCTGCTGACGGAGCAGCGCAGACCAATACTGATGCTATGATTGTAAACGTAGCTTCTTTTGCAGGACCATTTGCAATAACTTCACACGTAAGTGATGGTGTTAGCTGGTGGCAGGGATTAAGTGAAACAGTAACATGGAGTGTCAATAATACCAATACTTTAGAAGGTTCAACAGCCGTTAATATCAAATTATCTACAGATGGTGGTTTGACTTTCCCGATAATTCTTGCGGCTAATACACCAAATGATGGTTCTGAGACAATCACGCTTCCAACAAGTGTGCCTTCGTCTAAAAATTGCAGAATTTTGATTGAACCAACAGCGAATATTTATTATGCGATAAATAGCAAACCGTTTTCGGTAGGATTTACGTCAACAATAAGTTGTAATTCTTATAGCTTTGGAAGTTCTTTTCCAATTCCAAACACCACAACTTTTGTTACACGAAATGTGACAGTTCCGGCATCTGGAGCAACTGTTTCAGATGTAGATGTTGTGGTTAATGTGACACATACAAGGTTTTCAGATCTTGAAATTCAAATTGTAAATCCACAAGGAACTATTGTGCGATTGTTTAATAGAAATTGCGGATCCACAAATTCAACTTTAGCTATGCAATTTAATGATTCCGGAGCCGAGTTAGATTGCAATAGAACAACAGAGCAAATTGTTGTTCCGGTTGATTTATTAAGTGCTTTTAATGGACAAAATACCGAAGGAACCTGGACTTTAAGAGTTCGGGATGCTGTTGCCGGGAATTTCGGAACTTTAAATTCAGCTTCCGTAAATATTTGCGGTCAAAGCTACACTTTAGAAACGCCTGATTTTGAAAATATCGATTTTGTATTGTATCCAAATCCAAACAAAGGAAGTTTTACCATTCAATTTGAAAGTAAATCAAATGATAGAGTTAAAATTTTTGTGCACGATATTTTGGGTAAGAAAGTGTATGAAAATGCTTTTGAAAGTGTATCAAATTTCAATCAGAACATTCAATTGCAAAATGTTTCTGCCGGAATCTATTTGGTAACAGTTATTGACGGAGAAAGAAGAACAATTAAGAAAATTGTAGTTAATTAA
- a CDS encoding ComF family protein has protein sequence MFNYLINLFFPKVCAACHTLLMSNEAVICTHCRHEMPLTQYYLDTKNEAVKKFYGKIEIQHASAFLYFNKKGMVQELIHNLKYKGREEIGFVLGNWYVEDLKELNLEIPFDIVIPVPLHKRKFRERGYNQVTTFGKALAEGLNIDFDDAVLYRKKYSKTQSKKNLLGRSENIGNIFDVHLYEENKNKHFLIVDDVLTTGATLEACSRALLKIPGAKISIVCMAMANS, from the coding sequence GTGTTTAATTACCTTATTAACCTGTTTTTCCCTAAAGTTTGTGCCGCATGTCATACACTTTTAATGTCGAATGAAGCTGTGATTTGTACGCATTGTCGCCATGAAATGCCTCTTACTCAATATTATTTGGACACTAAAAATGAAGCTGTAAAGAAATTTTATGGCAAAATTGAGATTCAACATGCTTCTGCATTTTTATATTTCAACAAAAAAGGAATGGTTCAGGAACTCATTCACAATCTAAAATACAAGGGTCGTGAAGAAATTGGTTTTGTTTTGGGAAATTGGTATGTGGAAGATTTAAAAGAATTGAATTTAGAAATTCCTTTTGATATTGTGATTCCGGTTCCGCTACATAAAAGAAAATTCAGGGAACGTGGCTATAATCAGGTAACCACTTTTGGCAAAGCTTTAGCCGAAGGTCTGAATATTGATTTTGATGATGCTGTTTTATATCGAAAAAAATACTCCAAAACACAATCTAAAAAGAATTTACTAGGAAGATCTGAAAACATCGGAAATATATTTGATGTACATCTTTATGAAGAAAACAAAAACAAACATTTTCTTATTGTTGATGATGTACTGACAACCGGAGCCACGCTTGAAGCCTGTTCACGTGCTTTGCTAAAAATTCCCGGAGCAAAAATTAGTATTGTTTGTATGGCGATGGCAAACTCTTAA